CTCACCAGCATGTCGACGATTTCCAGGGCCTGCTCCCCGTTGTCAGGCTGGGCCACCAGAAGCTCATCGCAGTTGACCCCCAATTTTTTGGCGTAAGTGGTGTCGAGAGCATGCTCGGCGTCTATAAATGCGGCGATCCCCCCGGCCTTCTGGGCCTCGGCGATGGCGTGCAGCGCCAGGGTGGTTTTTCCTGAGGATTCGGGGCCGTATATCTCAGTCACCCGCCCCCTGGGGATGCCGCCGATTCCCAGGGCCTTGTCCACTGAAATGGAGCCGGTGGGAATCACCGGAACCTTTTGAACCGTCCGGTCCCCCAGCTTCATGATGGATCCCTTGCCGAACTGGCGCTCGATCTGGGTGATGGCGGCGTCCACCGCCTTGCCCCGGCCTCCTTTTTGATCGCTGGTTTTCTTATCAGTCATGACGCTTCTTCCTTTTTTAAATCCCGCCCGGCCTGTGAGCCCGGAACGTTTTTTTTTCATTATGAAACCGGCAGCGCGGACTGGGGCTCGCCCAGCTCGAATTCTCCCGCGACGATCCAGTCCTTGAGCATATTCGCGATCCGGCGGGCGCGAACCATGCTGGAAAGGGGAACGGTGGGAACAGACTCATCGTTCAGGGTGATATGCCCGCTTTTAAGATCAGCGTAGCTCACAAGCCCCATGTCTTTGGAGATTCCGTTGGGATAATCATGCCCGTAGTCCACCACATGGGTAAAAATGTCCTCATCGGAGATGGCCGTTTCCATGGCGATTTCCTCATTGAGAAGGGGAATGGGAATCCCCACGCCCACCGAAAGGGAGCATCCGTATCCCTGGAGGCTCACCCCGGCCAGCCATTCCGGGCTCATGCCCTTTAAGTCTCCCATCAAAAAAAGAGTCCCGGCCGGCCGGGTGGGAACGCCTTTCTCCGTCCTTTCCGCGTCGGGATTGTGCTGGGTGCCGTGCCACGTGACATAGCCCCTTCCCCCGCCGAGAAATATCCGGGTCCCCAGGCCGATGGTTTTCTGGAACGGGTCATTGAAAAGGGGGCTCAGCTGGCCCGCCGAGCAGTAGTTGGCGTTGCCGGCCTTGGGCTTGAGCGCCCCCATGTAGGTGTACACCGTCCTGTTGGTCATATTGACCGCGCAGTTGTAGTTCTGGTAGGCGTTCCGGGGATTGCACAGCGTGGCCCAGGGAAGGGTGTCGATGGAGATCTCCTTTTCGACTTTTTTGTTCGGATAACAGTCCGTGCCGTACGCCGAAGCCGACAGGAAAACCTTTTTCCCGGCCACAAGGTCCTGAATGACATGGCCGCCGCCGTAATTGAATTCGCCGGGATACACCTTGTTCAAGGGATCGTCCAGGCACGGCTCGGTGGCCCCGATGTAACAGTCCACGGCGGCCAGTCCGGCATAGGCGGGGACATTGTTCAGGGTCACTGTGGACGCCTTGATCCCGGGGCTGGAGTGCCCGAAATTGATAAACGCCCCGGATGAGCACATGGGGGAAAAGGTGCCCGTGGTGACGACGTCCACATGCCGGGCGGCCTCTTCCGGGCCCTGGTCCCGGACAATGTCGATGATCTCCTCCGCCGTGACCACCACGGCTTCGCCCCGGCGTATTTTTTCGTTGATCTCGCCATAGGTTTTGTTGATTTTATGCTTTTTCATGACGTTCCCCGCTTCATGTCGCCGCCGGCGCGGCGGCGCCCATGTTCAAATCGTCTTCACCGGACCGGGAGCCCGGCTCTTTCTATTTTTTTCTCAATATTTTTTTTGACCCACATCGGGTCCCACCATTCAACCGGATTGACAAAGGAGCCGTTGATCATCATGCCGAAATGCAGGTGATCGCCGGCCGCCAGCCCCGTTTTCCCGGTCAGGCCGATGACGTCCCCCTTTTTGACCATTTGGTCCTTCCGGACATGCGTCTGGCTCAGGTGGGCGTACAGGCTAAAAAGACCGTGGCCGTGATCAATGAGCACCGTTTTGCCATAGATCCCGAACCGTTCCGCCGCCGCCACCCTGCCCGCGTTGGCGGCCGGAACCCCGTCCTTTGACACCGACGCCAGGTCAATGCCGAAATGAATCTGGTAATCAATGGTCCGGCCCTTATACTGGTAAATGCGATGGTCCGCAAATCCCGCGCGGCGAACCGATCCGGGAAGTCTTAAAAATTTTCCGCTCCAGTGGACGGCCGGATCGGACTCGGCGCAAAGAGCCTGGAGACGGGCGGAGTCGGCCTTTCTCAAGTTTCGGTTCACAAAAAGAAAATGATCCACAGGCGATGTCTTGATGTTGTCGGGAATCTCGGTGGCGAATTCAGGCATCTTGCGATTGATAAAGGCGTCGGACACGCGGATCCGGTCTCTTTTGAAATCTTTTCGCATGATGTAATAGGGAAAGCCCGCCTTGGCGCGGTTGCCCGCCAGATCCACAGCCTCGGCAAAAATCACGGTCCCCGGGCCCTGGTTGTGGCCCATGGCCAGAAAGGACATGAACACGCGCTTGTCCTCAAAATAACCGGCGTGCCCGGGGTAAAACCGGTCCCCCACGCGAACCCCGCTTCGCAGACACGGCTCCGATATCCGGTAGATCACCAGACCGGCCCCGCCCTGGATCAAAGCATGGCGTCTGCTGATGATCTTGATTCGGGGGGGTCGGGTGTCGATTTGGACGTTTTTTTGAATGTAAGTCCGGTTTCCCCGGAAAAAGCGGCGCCAGGAATAATCCACCGCCGACGCCCGAAGCTCGGCTTTTCCGTCGGAAATTCCGAGTTTTTCAGGCTCAATCAAAACAGTGAACGATTCGCTCTTGACTTTTCCGCCCTTGACGACGCCCGCGTAAGGAAAACGCTTTTTGAGCAGATCCACTGTCTTGCCGTCTTTTAAAAGGCTCACCTCCAGGAGGCGCAGCCCGCTTTTTTCGTCCGCGACGCTGATGGAGACATTCCGGGAGATCCCGATGGCGTCGATGGGCTCTTTGATCACCAGGGAGGGATTGCCGCCCTCCAGCCGGGCCTGAAACAGCCAGGCCCCTGACAGCGCGCATAAAAAAATCAACGCCGCCACGGCCCGGGATCTGACTTTTTTTCTTCGTGTTCTCAAATTCTTTTGAAAAGCCTTTCTTAAAATGTTTCGTAACCACGTTAAAAAAATGTTCATAACAATAAATGGGTTTGTAATCAAGACAAAGTTTTCGTTTCTTGACTTTTGACTTTCCGGGCGATACATATGGAACCTGGAAGCGCCCGGCGGGCGAAATGTTTCATCCGCCCGGGCGCAAAAAAACAAAAACGCGAGAGAATTTTTCATGAGCCGAAAAGTGGAAATCGACGGCATGGCCATTGGCGGGGGCGCCCCCCTTGTCATCATCGCCGGCCCATGCGTCATTGAAAATTTTGATTTGACCTTTCAAATCGCCTCGTCCCTCAGGGAGACCACCGAAAAGCTGGGCCTGCCTTTTATTTTCAAGGCCTCCTACGACAAGGCCAACCGAACCTCCATCGACTCCTACCGGGGGCCGGGCCTGAGCCCGGGGCTGGAAATCCTGGGAAAAATAAAATCCGAACTCGGCGTCAAAATTCTTTC
This genomic interval from Candidatus Desulfarcum epimagneticum contains the following:
- a CDS encoding conserved hypothetical protein (Evidence 4 : Unknown function but conserved in other organisms) — encoded protein: MKKHKINKTYGEINEKIRRGEAVVVTAEEIIDIVRDQGPEEAARHVDVVTTGTFSPMCSSGAFINFGHSSPGIKASTVTLNNVPAYAGLAAVDCYIGATEPCLDDPLNKVYPGEFNYGGGHVIQDLVAGKKVFLSASAYGTDCYPNKKVEKEISIDTLPWATLCNPRNAYQNYNCAVNMTNRTVYTYMGALKPKAGNANYCSAGQLSPLFNDPFQKTIGLGTRIFLGGGRGYVTWHGTQHNPDAERTEKGVPTRPAGTLFLMGDLKGMSPEWLAGVSLQGYGCSLSVGVGIPIPLLNEEIAMETAISDEDIFTHVVDYGHDYPNGISKDMGLVSYADLKSGHITLNDESVPTVPLSSMVRARRIANMLKDWIVAGEFELGEPQSALPVS
- a CDS encoding conserved hypothetical protein (Evidence 4 : Unknown function but conserved in other organisms); its protein translation is MKNSLAFLFFCARADETFRPPGASRFHMYRPESQKSRNENFVLITNPFIVMNIFLTWLRNILRKAFQKNLRTRRKKVRSRAVAALIFLCALSGAWLFQARLEGGNPSLVIKEPIDAIGISRNVSISVADEKSGLRLLEVSLLKDGKTVDLLKKRFPYAGVVKGGKVKSESFTVLIEPEKLGISDGKAELRASAVDYSWRRFFRGNRTYIQKNVQIDTRPPRIKIISRRHALIQGGAGLVIYRISEPCLRSGVRVGDRFYPGHAGYFEDKRVFMSFLAMGHNQGPGTVIFAEAVDLAGNRAKAGFPYYIMRKDFKRDRIRVSDAFINRKMPEFATEIPDNIKTSPVDHFLFVNRNLRKADSARLQALCAESDPAVHWSGKFLRLPGSVRRAGFADHRIYQYKGRTIDYQIHFGIDLASVSKDGVPAANAGRVAAAERFGIYGKTVLIDHGHGLFSLYAHLSQTHVRKDQMVKKGDVIGLTGKTGLAAGDHLHFGMMINGSFVNPVEWWDPMWVKKNIEKKIERAGLPVR